From Drosophila suzukii chromosome 2R, CBGP_Dsuzu_IsoJpt1.0, whole genome shotgun sequence, a single genomic window includes:
- the LOC108009871 gene encoding myelin regulatory factor isoform X3: MDLDFFELSPQDLDEINSDGMDNLDLLVQGAFDDSIQLGHNGHLSGGGGVHSHMESPHTPPMNGLDAHLNSSGRVGSTPVATQAQTHVHPQLPESPPDSQPAYSPLGEGHGMAMSGRELIYPGLPPMQHQANMLQTDLGQYASPPQQQHHFTAPQADVRIKHESGLIINPGNLLCQQQQQQMHQHQLSDQQFATHQQHQDAILQNQMLYYDDNGGAGAGMYASGSYQNLSTCTLTSALGLGDRVQVIGTSQLSLNRVSAPSTPVHSLSRKRKMSTQLDCPDFPTAPKVDAGLQMSPLRASHHSLATPTPAPSHCSASVSPALSAVNSQADNSLDGQPGGVTTGSGSGSGSGSGSGSEAGDPAGGQCIRFHGFQPENWHKLFDQSLQELSVIYYRVDADKGFNFSVSDDAYVCQKKNHFQVTCHARLQGDAKFVKTPSGFEKIKSFHLHFYGVKFEAPNQTIRVEQSQSDRSKKAFYPVPIDLQKHIVSKITVGRLHFSETTNNNMRKKGRPNPEQRFFQLVVGLHVHTHSGNFPVVSHGSEKIIVRASNPGQFESDVDLCWQRGLTPESVFHTGRVGINTDRPDESLVVHGNLKVSGHIVQPSDSRAKQEIGELDTSVQLRNLQKIRIVRYRYMPEFAVHSGLRRESDTREIEDTGVIAQEVREVIPDAVQEAGSVVLPNGNVIENFLLVNKDRILMENIGAVKELCKVTCSLETRIEHLERANIGQNSQQLRAKDLLEPRCILPERGAIKSFGSRRDGYEVCSSRSLQIVIFLLIIVMAACLAAVSTLYFVEHNKQQQMDGYQLFSNGLFRPEPGSTHLTDEDRHYFHNLHTLFKNKTIRAMPSKMTSISTSRPPGSRPGGEEPEDLAAVLSKPQVSASQQQQPSLKHGIITTTAPRFSNKTINSKKGKWPPTQEVLRQAAGQKLHLAVAPVHVVPNTPAKSPPPAALNDTVASTEKPPQAIPLPQDFENNSIDIDAQQKQSQLKLDEHIVVVGTIASPASDGYDSNSPAAAAHPIRKFNPGTVYTHVYKTVSPPTANQALTTNKVSTESAPSPLAQALDVPPPALPLRNSSDNPDALDLQNLSNTNESVDNPITGVYGVYEYQGPGLRESNLGRRSASQRSLDWIRQKTFKAELVGQPAECNGDESVSDNCQSVCFEALPPTQPQPDNVDANVKEQHVEDDLQSAEEQDQDPDIIETLPQPAASVGNETLAGLEAQLGKSSHSTDALAKKFPQETETLITAKDDPVYRLVQAASGQDQGPKTDETVIPPFQLDCWSVSSCVLAAQYNHTIEVEQFCPTSGSSLNVSYVVPVSRYLQASSLELHLSSNKPLQWSICTDEDQAKPSANAQLDEDDEATSASGVKILKRDKNKLSLSLDLPARGYFLRDFMLRASHDLEQQKLCDDNAHLANPILQYNFRIVRDCD; encoded by the exons ATGGACCTTGATTTCTTCGAACTCT CTCCCCAGGATCTGGATGAAATAAATAGCGATGGCATGGACAATCTGGATCTCTTGGTGCAAGGAGCCTTCGACGACAGCATCCAACTAGGCCACAATGGCCACCTGTCCGGCGGAGGAGGAGTCCACTCCCACATGGAGTCGCCGCACACACCGCCCATGAACGGCCTGGATGCCCACTTGAATAGCTCCGGTCGCGTGGGCAGTACGCCCGTGGCGACGCAGGCCCAGACCCACGTGCATCCGCAGCTCCCGGAGAGTCCTCCGGACTCGCAACCTGCCTACAGTCCGCTGGGCGAGGGTCATGGGATGGCGATGTCGGGGCGGGAGCTCATCTATCCTGGTCTGCCGCCCATGCAGCACCAGGCCAACATGCTCCAGACCGACCTGGGCCAGTATGCCTCCCCTccgcaacagcaacatcactTCACGGCTCCGCAGGCCGATGTGCGCATCAAGCACGAATCCGGACTCATCATAAATCCGGGCAACCTGCTgtgccagcagcaacagcagcagatgCACCAGCACCAGTTGAGTGATCAGCAGTTTGCAACACATCAGCAGCACCAGGATGCGATCCTCCAGAACCAGATGCTCTACTACGACGACAATGGAGGAGCCGGTGCGGGGATGTATGCGTCCGGCAGCTATCAGAACCTGTCCACCTGCACTCTGACCTCCGCCCTGGGACTGGGGGATCGTGTCCAGGTGATCGGGACGAGTCAGTTGTCCCTGAACCGTGTGTCCGCTCCCTCAACGCCCGTGCACTCGTTGTCGCGCAAGCGCAAGATGTCCACGCAGCTGGATTGTCCGGACTTTCCGACTGCCCCCAAAGTGGATGCGGGCCTGCAGATGAGTCCCCTGCGTGCCTCCCATCACTCCCTGGCCACCCCTACACCGGCGCCCTCCCACTGCTCCGCTTCCGTGTCGCCAGCCCTGTCGGCCGTAAACTCCCAGGCGGACAACAGCCTTGATGGACAGCCTGGCGGAGTGACCACCGGATCGGGTTCAGGCTCGGGATCCGGCTCCGGATCTGGCAGCGAGGCTGGCGATCCGGCGGGGGGTCAGTGCATCCGGTTCCACGGATTCCAGCCGGAGAACTGGCACAAGCTGTTCGACCAGAGCCTGCAGGAGCTGTCCGTGATCTACTACCGCGTGGACGCCGACAAGGGCTTCAACTTCAGCGTCTCGGACGACGCGTACGTGTGCCAGAAGAAGAACCACTTCCAGGTTACTTGCCATGCGCGCCTCCAGGGCGATGCCAAATTCGTGAAGACACCGTCCGGCTTCGAGAAAATCAAATCCTTCCACTTGCATTTCTACGGCGTCAAGTTCGAGGCGCCCAACCAGACGATCCGCGTGGAGCAGAGCCAGTCGGATCGCTCCAAGAAGGCCTTCTATCCTGTACC CATCGATCTCCAGAAGCACATCGTCAGCAAGATCACCGTGGGTCGCCTGCACTTTTCGGAGACGACGAACAACAACATGCGCAAAAAGGGCCGTCCCAATCCCGAGCAGCGCTTCTTCCAGCTGGTCGTGGGCCTCCATGTGCACACCCATTCCGGGAACTTTCCGGTGGTAAGTCACGGCAGCGAGAAGATCATCGTGCGAGCCTCGAATCCGGGTCAGTTTGAGTCCGACGTGGACTTGTGCTGGCAACGCGGCCTTACCCCCGAATCGGTATTCCATACGGGTCGTGTGGGCATCAACACGGATCGTCCGGACGAGAGTTTGGTAGTCCATGGCAACCTCAAGGTGTCCGGCCACATCGTCCAGCCGAGCGACAGTCGCGCCAAGCAGGAGATCGGCGAGCTGGACACATCCGTGCAGCTAAGAAATCTCCAGAAGATCCGGATAGTGCGCTACCGCTACATGCCGGAGTTTGCCGTGCACTCGGGTCTCCGGCGGGAGAGCGACACCCGGGAGATCGAGGATACCGGCGTGATTGCGCAGGAGGTGCGCGAGGTCATTCCGGATGCAGTGCAAGAGGCTGGCAGCGTGGTGCTGCCCAATGGAAACGTCATCGAGAACTTCCTGCTGGTCAACAAG GATCGCATACTAATGGAGAACATCGGAGCCGTCAAGGAGCTGTGCAAGGTGACCTGTTCGCTGGAGACGCGCATCGAGCACCTGGAACGTGCCAACATTGGCCAAAACAGCCAACAACTGCGTGCCAAGGACCTGCTGGAGCCGCGCTGCATCCTGCCGGAGCGAGGAGCCATCAAATCCTTCGGCAGTCGGCGCGACGGATACGAGGTCTGCTCCAGCCGATCCCTGCAGATCGTCATCTTCCTGCTGATCATCGTAATGGCAGCCTG TCTGGCGGCGGTGTCCACGTTGTACTTCGTGGAGCACAACAAGCAGCAGCAAATGGACGGCTACCAGCTCTTTAGCAACGGGCTTTTCCGTCCGGAACCAGGGTCAACGCACCTGACCGACGAGGATAGACACTACTTCCACAACCTGCACACGCTCTTTAAGAACAAGACGATCAGAGCAATGCCAAGTAAGATGACCTCCATTAGCACATCCCGTCCACCCGGCTCCCGACCAGGTGGGGAGGAGCCGGAGGACCTGGCCGCCGTGTTGTCCAAGCCACAGGTGTCCGctagccagcagcagcagccgagTCTTAAGCACGGTATCATCACAACGACGGCGCCACGTTTTAGCAACAAGACCATCAACAGCAAGAAGGGCAAGTGGCCGCCCACCCAAGAGGTACTGCGTCAGGCAGCGGGTCAAAAGTTGCACTTGGCCGTCGCGCCAGTCCATGTGGTTCCTAATACACCCGCTAAGTCTCCTCCACCCGCTGCCCTTAACGACACGGTGGCCTCCACGGAGAAGCCACCCCAGGCCATTCCCTTGCCCCAGGACTTCGAGAACAACTCCATCGACATCGATGCCCAGCAGAAGCAGTCGCAGCTGAAGCTGGACGAGCACATAGTGGTGGTGGGTACCATTGCCAGTCCCGCCTCCGATGGCTATGACTCCAATTCCCCAGCCGCTGCCGCGCATCCCATTCGAAAATTCAACCCTGGAACCGTTTACACCCACGTCTACAAGACCGTATCGCCACCCACGGCCAATCAGGCACTGACCACCAACAAGGTGAGCACTGAGTCTGCCCCGAGTCCGCTTGCCCAGGCTCTGGACGTACCTCCACCGGCTCTTCCACTGAGAAACAGCAGCGATAACCCGGATGCCTTGGACCTGCAGAACCTGAGCAACACCAACGAGTCCGTGGACAACCCCATCACCGGAGTATACGGAGTGTACGAGTACCAGGGACCGGGCTTAAGGGAGTCCAATCTGGGGCGGCGGTCGGCTAGTCAGCGAAGTCTGGACTGGATCAGGCAGAAGACCTTCAAGGCGGAACTCGTTGGACAGCCGGCGGAGTGCAATGGAGACGAGTCGGTCAGCGATAATTGCCAG TCCGTTTGCTTCGAGGCACTACCACCGACTCAGCCCCAGCCGGATAATGTGGATGCCAATGTGAAGGAGCAGCACGTGGAGGACGACCTGCAGTCGGCGGAGGAGCAGGATCAGGATCCGGACATCATAGAGACTCTGCCCCAGCCCGCTGCCTCAGTTGGCAATGAGACCTTGGCTGGCCTCGAGGCTCAGCTGGGCAAGAGCTCGCACAGCACTGACGCCCTGGCCAAGAAGTTCCCCCAGGAGACGGAGACGTTGATCACAGCCAAGGACGATCCCGTCTACCGCCTGGTACAGGCTGCCTCTGGCCAAGATCAGGGACCAAAGACGGATGAGACTGTAATACCACCCTTCCAGCTAGATTGCTGGAGTGTGTCCAGTTGCGTGCTGGCCGCCCAGTATAATCACACCATCGAGGTGGAGCAGTTCTGTCCCACCTCGGGCAGTTCCCTCAATGTCAGCTATGTAGTCCCGGTGTCGCGTTATCTGCAGGCCAGTAGCCTGGAGCTCCACTTGAG CTCCAACAAGCCTCTGCAATGGTCCATCTGCACCGATGAGGATCAGGCCAAGCCCAGTGCCAACGCCCAGCTGGACGAGGATGATGAGGCCACATCCGCCAGCGGGGTGAAGATCCTTAAGCGGGACAAGAACAAACTGAGTCTTTCCCTAGATCTTCCCGCCCGCGGCTACTTCCTGCGGGACTTTATGCTGCGCGCCAGCCACGACTTGGAGCAG CAAAAACTTTGCGACGACAACGCTCACCTGGCGAATCCCATACTCCAGTACAACTTTAGAATTGTAAGAGATTGTGATTAG
- the LOC108009871 gene encoding myelin regulatory factor isoform X5: MSPQDLDEINSDGMDNLDLLVQGAFDDSIQLGHNGHLSGGGGVHSHMESPHTPPMNGLDAHLNSSGRVGSTPVATQAQTHVHPQLPESPPDSQPAYSPLGEGHGMAMSGRELIYPGLPPMQHQANMLQTDLGQYASPPQQQHHFTAPQADVRIKHESGLIINPGNLLCQQQQQQMHQHQLSDQQFATHQQHQDAILQNQMLYYDDNGGAGAGMYASGSYQNLSTCTLTSALGLGDRVQVIGTSQLSLNRVSAPSTPVHSLSRKRKMSTQLDCPDFPTAPKVDAGLQMSPLRASHHSLATPTPAPSHCSASVSPALSAVNSQADNSLDGQPGGVTTGSGSGSGSGSGSGSEAGDPAGGQCIRFHGFQPENWHKLFDQSLQELSVIYYRVDADKGFNFSVSDDAYVCQKKNHFQVTCHARLQGDAKFVKTPSGFEKIKSFHLHFYGVKFEAPNQTIRVEQSQSDRSKKAFYPVPIDLQKHIVSKITVGRLHFSETTNNNMRKKGRPNPEQRFFQLVVGLHVHTHSGNFPVVSHGSEKIIVRASNPGQFESDVDLCWQRGLTPESVFHTGRVGINTDRPDESLVVHGNLKVSGHIVQPSDSRAKQEIGELDTSVQLRNLQKIRIVRYRYMPEFAVHSGLRRESDTREIEDTGVIAQEVREVIPDAVQEAGSVVLPNGNVIENFLLVNKDRILMENIGAVKELCKVTCSLETRIEHLERANIGQNSQQLRAKDLLEPRCILPERGAIKSFGSRRDGYEVCSSRSLQIVIFLLIIVMAACLAAVSTLYFVEHNKQQQMDGYQLFSNGLFRPEPGSTHLTDEDRHYFHNLHTLFKNKTIRAMPSKMTSISTSRPPGSRPGGEEPEDLAAVLSKPQVSASQQQQPSLKHGIITTTAPRFSNKTINSKKGKWPPTQEVLRQAAGQKLHLAVAPVHVVPNTPAKSPPPAALNDTVASTEKPPQAIPLPQDFENNSIDIDAQQKQSQLKLDEHIVVVGTIASPASDGYDSNSPAAAAHPIRKFNPGTVYTHVYKTVSPPTANQALTTNKVSTESAPSPLAQALDVPPPALPLRNSSDNPDALDLQNLSNTNESVDNPITGVYGVYEYQGPGLRESNLGRRSASQRSLDWIRQKTFKAELVGQPAECNGDESVSDNCQSVCFEALPPTQPQPDNVDANVKEQHVEDDLQSAEEQDQDPDIIETLPQPAASVGNETLAGLEAQLGKSSHSTDALAKKFPQETETLITAKDDPVYRLVQAASGQDQGPKTDETVIPPFQLDCWSVSSCVLAAQYNHTIEVEQFCPTSGSSLNVSYVVPVSRYLQASSLELHLSSNKPLQWSICTDEDQAKPSANAQLDEDDEATSASGVKILKRDKNKLSLSLDLPARGYFLRDFMLRASHDLEQLQQKLCDDNAHLANPILQYNFRIVRDCD; the protein is encoded by the exons ATGT CTCCCCAGGATCTGGATGAAATAAATAGCGATGGCATGGACAATCTGGATCTCTTGGTGCAAGGAGCCTTCGACGACAGCATCCAACTAGGCCACAATGGCCACCTGTCCGGCGGAGGAGGAGTCCACTCCCACATGGAGTCGCCGCACACACCGCCCATGAACGGCCTGGATGCCCACTTGAATAGCTCCGGTCGCGTGGGCAGTACGCCCGTGGCGACGCAGGCCCAGACCCACGTGCATCCGCAGCTCCCGGAGAGTCCTCCGGACTCGCAACCTGCCTACAGTCCGCTGGGCGAGGGTCATGGGATGGCGATGTCGGGGCGGGAGCTCATCTATCCTGGTCTGCCGCCCATGCAGCACCAGGCCAACATGCTCCAGACCGACCTGGGCCAGTATGCCTCCCCTccgcaacagcaacatcactTCACGGCTCCGCAGGCCGATGTGCGCATCAAGCACGAATCCGGACTCATCATAAATCCGGGCAACCTGCTgtgccagcagcaacagcagcagatgCACCAGCACCAGTTGAGTGATCAGCAGTTTGCAACACATCAGCAGCACCAGGATGCGATCCTCCAGAACCAGATGCTCTACTACGACGACAATGGAGGAGCCGGTGCGGGGATGTATGCGTCCGGCAGCTATCAGAACCTGTCCACCTGCACTCTGACCTCCGCCCTGGGACTGGGGGATCGTGTCCAGGTGATCGGGACGAGTCAGTTGTCCCTGAACCGTGTGTCCGCTCCCTCAACGCCCGTGCACTCGTTGTCGCGCAAGCGCAAGATGTCCACGCAGCTGGATTGTCCGGACTTTCCGACTGCCCCCAAAGTGGATGCGGGCCTGCAGATGAGTCCCCTGCGTGCCTCCCATCACTCCCTGGCCACCCCTACACCGGCGCCCTCCCACTGCTCCGCTTCCGTGTCGCCAGCCCTGTCGGCCGTAAACTCCCAGGCGGACAACAGCCTTGATGGACAGCCTGGCGGAGTGACCACCGGATCGGGTTCAGGCTCGGGATCCGGCTCCGGATCTGGCAGCGAGGCTGGCGATCCGGCGGGGGGTCAGTGCATCCGGTTCCACGGATTCCAGCCGGAGAACTGGCACAAGCTGTTCGACCAGAGCCTGCAGGAGCTGTCCGTGATCTACTACCGCGTGGACGCCGACAAGGGCTTCAACTTCAGCGTCTCGGACGACGCGTACGTGTGCCAGAAGAAGAACCACTTCCAGGTTACTTGCCATGCGCGCCTCCAGGGCGATGCCAAATTCGTGAAGACACCGTCCGGCTTCGAGAAAATCAAATCCTTCCACTTGCATTTCTACGGCGTCAAGTTCGAGGCGCCCAACCAGACGATCCGCGTGGAGCAGAGCCAGTCGGATCGCTCCAAGAAGGCCTTCTATCCTGTACC CATCGATCTCCAGAAGCACATCGTCAGCAAGATCACCGTGGGTCGCCTGCACTTTTCGGAGACGACGAACAACAACATGCGCAAAAAGGGCCGTCCCAATCCCGAGCAGCGCTTCTTCCAGCTGGTCGTGGGCCTCCATGTGCACACCCATTCCGGGAACTTTCCGGTGGTAAGTCACGGCAGCGAGAAGATCATCGTGCGAGCCTCGAATCCGGGTCAGTTTGAGTCCGACGTGGACTTGTGCTGGCAACGCGGCCTTACCCCCGAATCGGTATTCCATACGGGTCGTGTGGGCATCAACACGGATCGTCCGGACGAGAGTTTGGTAGTCCATGGCAACCTCAAGGTGTCCGGCCACATCGTCCAGCCGAGCGACAGTCGCGCCAAGCAGGAGATCGGCGAGCTGGACACATCCGTGCAGCTAAGAAATCTCCAGAAGATCCGGATAGTGCGCTACCGCTACATGCCGGAGTTTGCCGTGCACTCGGGTCTCCGGCGGGAGAGCGACACCCGGGAGATCGAGGATACCGGCGTGATTGCGCAGGAGGTGCGCGAGGTCATTCCGGATGCAGTGCAAGAGGCTGGCAGCGTGGTGCTGCCCAATGGAAACGTCATCGAGAACTTCCTGCTGGTCAACAAG GATCGCATACTAATGGAGAACATCGGAGCCGTCAAGGAGCTGTGCAAGGTGACCTGTTCGCTGGAGACGCGCATCGAGCACCTGGAACGTGCCAACATTGGCCAAAACAGCCAACAACTGCGTGCCAAGGACCTGCTGGAGCCGCGCTGCATCCTGCCGGAGCGAGGAGCCATCAAATCCTTCGGCAGTCGGCGCGACGGATACGAGGTCTGCTCCAGCCGATCCCTGCAGATCGTCATCTTCCTGCTGATCATCGTAATGGCAGCCTG TCTGGCGGCGGTGTCCACGTTGTACTTCGTGGAGCACAACAAGCAGCAGCAAATGGACGGCTACCAGCTCTTTAGCAACGGGCTTTTCCGTCCGGAACCAGGGTCAACGCACCTGACCGACGAGGATAGACACTACTTCCACAACCTGCACACGCTCTTTAAGAACAAGACGATCAGAGCAATGCCAAGTAAGATGACCTCCATTAGCACATCCCGTCCACCCGGCTCCCGACCAGGTGGGGAGGAGCCGGAGGACCTGGCCGCCGTGTTGTCCAAGCCACAGGTGTCCGctagccagcagcagcagccgagTCTTAAGCACGGTATCATCACAACGACGGCGCCACGTTTTAGCAACAAGACCATCAACAGCAAGAAGGGCAAGTGGCCGCCCACCCAAGAGGTACTGCGTCAGGCAGCGGGTCAAAAGTTGCACTTGGCCGTCGCGCCAGTCCATGTGGTTCCTAATACACCCGCTAAGTCTCCTCCACCCGCTGCCCTTAACGACACGGTGGCCTCCACGGAGAAGCCACCCCAGGCCATTCCCTTGCCCCAGGACTTCGAGAACAACTCCATCGACATCGATGCCCAGCAGAAGCAGTCGCAGCTGAAGCTGGACGAGCACATAGTGGTGGTGGGTACCATTGCCAGTCCCGCCTCCGATGGCTATGACTCCAATTCCCCAGCCGCTGCCGCGCATCCCATTCGAAAATTCAACCCTGGAACCGTTTACACCCACGTCTACAAGACCGTATCGCCACCCACGGCCAATCAGGCACTGACCACCAACAAGGTGAGCACTGAGTCTGCCCCGAGTCCGCTTGCCCAGGCTCTGGACGTACCTCCACCGGCTCTTCCACTGAGAAACAGCAGCGATAACCCGGATGCCTTGGACCTGCAGAACCTGAGCAACACCAACGAGTCCGTGGACAACCCCATCACCGGAGTATACGGAGTGTACGAGTACCAGGGACCGGGCTTAAGGGAGTCCAATCTGGGGCGGCGGTCGGCTAGTCAGCGAAGTCTGGACTGGATCAGGCAGAAGACCTTCAAGGCGGAACTCGTTGGACAGCCGGCGGAGTGCAATGGAGACGAGTCGGTCAGCGATAATTGCCAG TCCGTTTGCTTCGAGGCACTACCACCGACTCAGCCCCAGCCGGATAATGTGGATGCCAATGTGAAGGAGCAGCACGTGGAGGACGACCTGCAGTCGGCGGAGGAGCAGGATCAGGATCCGGACATCATAGAGACTCTGCCCCAGCCCGCTGCCTCAGTTGGCAATGAGACCTTGGCTGGCCTCGAGGCTCAGCTGGGCAAGAGCTCGCACAGCACTGACGCCCTGGCCAAGAAGTTCCCCCAGGAGACGGAGACGTTGATCACAGCCAAGGACGATCCCGTCTACCGCCTGGTACAGGCTGCCTCTGGCCAAGATCAGGGACCAAAGACGGATGAGACTGTAATACCACCCTTCCAGCTAGATTGCTGGAGTGTGTCCAGTTGCGTGCTGGCCGCCCAGTATAATCACACCATCGAGGTGGAGCAGTTCTGTCCCACCTCGGGCAGTTCCCTCAATGTCAGCTATGTAGTCCCGGTGTCGCGTTATCTGCAGGCCAGTAGCCTGGAGCTCCACTTGAG CTCCAACAAGCCTCTGCAATGGTCCATCTGCACCGATGAGGATCAGGCCAAGCCCAGTGCCAACGCCCAGCTGGACGAGGATGATGAGGCCACATCCGCCAGCGGGGTGAAGATCCTTAAGCGGGACAAGAACAAACTGAGTCTTTCCCTAGATCTTCCCGCCCGCGGCTACTTCCTGCGGGACTTTATGCTGCGCGCCAGCCACGACTTGGAGCAG TTGCAGCAAAAACTTTGCGACGACAACGCTCACCTGGCGAATCCCATACTCCAGTACAACTTTAGAATTGTAAGAGATTGTGATTAG